A window of the Dickeya dianthicola NCPPB 453 genome harbors these coding sequences:
- a CDS encoding NADH:flavin oxidoreductase/NADH oxidase, producing the protein MSKLFSPLALGNLTLPNRIIIAPMCQYSAENGKATEWHMMHLGTLSHSGAGLLILEATAVLPEGRISPLDLGLWDDDTERALAPVVRGIRKHSAIPLGIQLGHAGRKASTGAPWANRTFLHPEQGGWQTVAPSALPYHPDDTPPVAMSHDQIKNLIDAFAASAKRADRLGFDLIEIHAAHGYLLHQFLSPLTNQRDDEYGGSLTNRMRLLREVYMAVREVFPPHKAVGVRISATDAVEDGWDLAQSIELGHLLRQLGCDYIHVSSGGLSPLQQIHPAPNYQVPFAQKIRQETGLATIAVGLITEPEQAEAILATEEADAVALARAILFNPRWPWHAAIRLKENVIAPPQYWRCEPHYAKGLFTPS; encoded by the coding sequence ATGAGCAAACTGTTCAGCCCATTGGCATTGGGAAACCTGACACTGCCAAACCGTATCATCATCGCGCCGATGTGCCAGTACTCAGCTGAAAATGGCAAAGCAACCGAATGGCATATGATGCATCTGGGCACATTATCGCACTCCGGCGCCGGATTATTGATTCTGGAGGCCACCGCCGTCCTGCCGGAGGGGCGCATCTCGCCGCTGGACCTCGGCCTGTGGGACGACGATACCGAACGCGCATTGGCGCCGGTTGTACGTGGCATCCGCAAACACTCAGCCATTCCGTTGGGTATCCAGCTCGGCCACGCCGGCCGTAAAGCCTCAACCGGTGCGCCCTGGGCCAATCGAACATTCCTGCATCCGGAACAAGGCGGCTGGCAAACGGTGGCGCCTTCCGCGTTGCCTTATCACCCTGACGACACCCCGCCTGTTGCCATGAGCCACGATCAAATCAAAAACCTGATTGACGCCTTTGCCGCTTCGGCCAAACGGGCAGATCGGCTGGGGTTCGATTTGATCGAGATCCATGCCGCTCACGGTTACCTGTTGCATCAGTTTCTTTCGCCATTAACCAACCAGCGCGACGATGAATATGGGGGATCGCTGACAAACCGAATGCGTCTGTTACGTGAGGTTTATATGGCCGTGCGTGAAGTGTTTCCGCCTCATAAAGCGGTGGGCGTCCGAATTTCCGCCACTGATGCCGTCGAGGACGGCTGGGATCTGGCGCAATCCATTGAGCTAGGCCACCTGTTGCGCCAACTGGGGTGCGACTATATTCATGTCTCCAGCGGCGGTCTGTCGCCCTTACAGCAAATTCACCCCGCCCCCAATTATCAGGTTCCTTTCGCACAAAAAATTCGTCAGGAAACCGGGCTGGCGACCATCGCCGTCGGCTTGATCACCGAACCCGAACAAGCCGAAGCCATTCTGGCGACCGAAGAAGCAGATGCGGTAGCCCTTGCCCGCGCGATTTTGTTCAACCCACGCTGGCCGTGGCACGCGGCGATCCGGCTGAAAGAAAACGTTATCGCGCCTCCCCAGTATTGGCGCTGCGAGCCGCATTACGCCAAAGGGTTGTTCACCCCGTCATAA
- a CDS encoding GhoT/OrtT family toxin — MSHHHLWEMIRTLYFLGLSVSVLFTFFMSKDNSLTMRFLASILIGATWPLSFPVVIVFSFF, encoded by the coding sequence GTGTCACACCATCACCTGTGGGAAATGATCAGAACCCTCTATTTCCTGGGCCTTTCGGTCTCGGTGTTATTTACTTTTTTTATGAGCAAAGATAATTCTCTGACCATGCGCTTTCTGGCCTCAATATTAATCGGTGCCACCTGGCCATTAAGTTTTCCGGTGGTCATCGTTTTTTCATTTTTTTAA
- the mdoH gene encoding glucans biosynthesis glucosyltransferase MdoH, protein MNKSTSTLEYIEKLPLPAGQAEALRETSSSQDLSSLHQSLSDGSVVTMQSPDDIPLVSVPRRLEMAWEDGLNGGKQLDKDREGRTALQAMPRITRASMFPDAWQTNPMVRWWNVINGRAKPLRHQYKTAEENEAENRWRRVGSLRRYVLLLLTLFQTAIATWYMKTILPYQGWALIDPFAMVHQDVWRTVMQLLPYVLQSGILILFAILFCWVSAGFWTALMGFLQLLIGKDKYSISSTTTGNEPLNPSHRTALIMPICNEDVERVFAGLRATYESVEATGELEHFDIYVLSDSNDPDICVAEQKAWMDLCREVGGAGRIFYRRRRRRVKRKSGNIDDFCRRWGNQYSYMVVLDADSVMSGECLTSLVRLMEANPRAGIIQSAPRASGMDTLYARCQQFATRVYGPLFTAGLHFWQLGESHYWGHNAIIRVKPFIEHCALAPLPGEGSFAGSILSHDFVEAALMRRAGWGVWIAYDLPGSYEELPPNLLDELKRDRRWCHGNLMNFRLFLVKGMHPVHRAVFLTGVMSYLSAPLWFMFLALSTALQVVHTLMEPQYFLQPRQLFPVWPQWRPELAIALFSTTLVLLFLPKLLSVILVCAKGAKSYGGSARLFLSLLIEMLFSVLLAPVRMLFHTVFVVSAFLGWSVQWKSPQRDDDATPWSEAFTRHGSQLLLGLVWASGMAWLDLRFLWWLAPIVFSLILSPLVSVLSSRAGLGLACKRASLLLIPEEYDPPRELVATDEYFRRNRERKLEHGFMHAIFDPSINALTSAMATARHRFSKPIEDRREQRVNDALSCKPQDVDGNLRLALISDPVTLARLHYRVWSQPEAHSDWRSHYQTLAAPVIKSAQ, encoded by the coding sequence ATGAATAAATCAACTTCTACTCTCGAGTATATCGAGAAATTGCCTCTGCCTGCCGGGCAGGCAGAGGCCTTGCGTGAGACCTCGTCGTCTCAGGATCTGTCTTCTTTGCATCAGTCTCTGTCTGATGGTTCTGTCGTTACTATGCAATCACCGGATGATATTCCGCTGGTTTCCGTACCGCGTCGCCTGGAAATGGCATGGGAGGACGGGCTGAACGGCGGCAAGCAACTGGATAAAGACCGTGAAGGGCGTACCGCGCTGCAGGCGATGCCGCGCATCACCCGGGCTTCCATGTTCCCCGACGCCTGGCAGACAAACCCGATGGTGCGTTGGTGGAATGTGATCAACGGGCGCGCCAAGCCACTTCGTCATCAGTACAAAACGGCGGAAGAGAACGAAGCGGAGAATCGCTGGCGCAGAGTAGGGTCGTTGCGCCGCTATGTCCTGCTACTGCTGACGCTGTTTCAGACCGCCATTGCCACCTGGTATATGAAGACTATTCTTCCTTATCAGGGATGGGCGCTGATCGACCCTTTTGCGATGGTGCATCAGGACGTATGGCGCACGGTCATGCAACTGCTGCCTTATGTGCTGCAGAGCGGGATTTTGATCTTGTTCGCTATTCTGTTTTGCTGGGTATCGGCCGGTTTCTGGACCGCGTTAATGGGGTTCCTGCAACTGTTGATCGGAAAAGATAAATACAGTATTTCGTCGACAACGACCGGAAATGAACCACTGAATCCGTCGCATCGCACGGCGTTGATCATGCCGATCTGCAACGAAGATGTGGAACGTGTGTTTGCGGGATTGCGAGCGACTTACGAGTCGGTTGAGGCTACCGGAGAGCTGGAGCATTTTGATATTTATGTGCTCAGCGACAGTAATGACCCGGATATCTGCGTTGCCGAACAGAAAGCGTGGATGGATTTGTGTCGTGAAGTCGGCGGCGCGGGTCGTATCTTCTATCGCCGTCGCCGTCGTCGCGTGAAGCGCAAAAGCGGCAACATCGACGACTTCTGCCGTCGCTGGGGTAATCAGTACAGCTATATGGTGGTGCTGGATGCCGACAGCGTTATGAGCGGCGAGTGCCTGACTTCGCTGGTTCGGCTGATGGAAGCCAATCCACGAGCCGGGATTATCCAGTCTGCACCGCGTGCATCGGGCATGGACACGCTGTACGCCCGCTGTCAGCAGTTTGCTACCCGTGTTTATGGCCCGCTGTTCACCGCTGGTCTGCACTTCTGGCAATTGGGTGAATCCCATTACTGGGGTCATAATGCCATCATCCGTGTTAAGCCGTTCATTGAGCATTGTGCGTTGGCGCCGTTGCCGGGCGAGGGGTCTTTTGCCGGCTCAATTCTGTCGCACGACTTCGTTGAAGCCGCGCTGATGCGCCGCGCCGGATGGGGGGTGTGGATTGCCTACGATCTACCGGGCAGCTATGAAGAACTGCCGCCTAACCTGCTGGATGAGTTGAAACGTGACCGCCGCTGGTGTCACGGTAACCTGATGAACTTTAGGCTTTTCCTGGTTAAAGGTATGCATCCGGTACACCGCGCGGTGTTCCTGACCGGAGTCATGTCTTACCTGTCCGCACCGTTGTGGTTCATGTTTCTGGCGCTCTCTACGGCATTGCAGGTGGTGCATACGCTGATGGAGCCGCAGTACTTCCTGCAGCCCCGTCAACTGTTTCCGGTATGGCCGCAGTGGCGGCCGGAGCTGGCGATAGCCTTGTTCTCGACAACATTGGTTTTACTGTTCCTGCCTAAATTGCTGAGTGTCATTTTGGTGTGTGCTAAAGGCGCTAAATCTTATGGTGGGTCGGCCAGGCTGTTTCTCTCCTTACTGATAGAAATGCTGTTTTCCGTGCTGCTGGCGCCGGTACGCATGCTGTTCCACACCGTGTTTGTGGTCAGTGCGTTTCTGGGGTGGTCGGTGCAGTGGAAATCACCGCAACGTGATGATGATGCTACCCCCTGGAGCGAAGCTTTCACCCGGCATGGTTCTCAGCTGTTGCTGGGATTGGTTTGGGCGAGTGGCATGGCGTGGCTGGATTTGCGCTTCTTGTGGTGGCTGGCGCCTATCGTATTCTCGTTAATCCTGTCGCCGCTGGTATCCGTACTGTCCAGCCGTGCTGGTTTGGGGTTGGCTTGTAAACGTGCCAGCCTGCTGTTGATCCCGGAAGAGTACGATCCGCCGCGTGAATTGGTGGCGACCGATGAGTATTTCCGTCGCAATCGTGAGCGCAAGCTGGAGCATGGCTTCATGCATGCAATCTTTGATCCGTCAATCAACGCGCTGACCAGTGCTATGGCGACAGCGCGTCACCGCTTCAGCAAGCCGATTGAGGATAGGCGTGAACAGCGCGTCAATGATGCGTTGAGTTGCAAACCTCAGGATGTTGATGGCAATCTGCGTCTGGCGTTGATTAGCGATCCGGTAACGTTGGCTCGCCTGCACTATCGAGTGTGGAGTCAGCCGGAAGCGCATAGCGACTGGCGCAGTCATTACCAGACGCTTGCTGCTCCGGTGATTAAAAGCGCTCAGTAA
- the matP gene encoding macrodomain Ter protein MatP, which produces MKYQQLKNLECGWKWKYLVKKHREGEPVTRFIEQSTADEAVGRLLKMESQPVLVLEWIAQCMNPALENRMKQTIRARRKRHFNAEHQHTRKKSIDLDYLVWQRLAALAQRRGVTLSETIVQLIEDAEHKEKYASQISLLRHDLQAMLNQPPPENE; this is translated from the coding sequence ATGAAATATCAACAATTAAAAAATCTTGAGTGCGGCTGGAAGTGGAAGTACCTGGTCAAAAAACATCGTGAAGGTGAACCAGTCACGCGCTTTATCGAACAAAGCACGGCCGACGAAGCCGTAGGCCGATTGCTGAAAATGGAAAGCCAGCCGGTGCTGGTGCTGGAGTGGATTGCACAATGCATGAATCCGGCGCTGGAAAACCGCATGAAACAGACGATTCGCGCCCGGCGCAAACGGCACTTCAATGCTGAGCACCAACATACCCGCAAAAAATCCATCGATCTTGACTATCTGGTCTGGCAGCGTCTGGCGGCGCTGGCGCAGCGTCGCGGCGTAACCCTGTCGGAGACGATCGTGCAGTTGATCGAAGACGCGGAGCATAAAGAGAAATATGCCAGCCAGATATCGCTGCTCAGGCACGATCTGCAGGCGATGCTGAACCAGCCGCCGCCGGAAAACGAATAG
- a CDS encoding PepSY-associated TM helix domain-containing protein, whose product MSESKTETSFIQSEALTDAPLMSGTYRNSLARSQRAALQALLMRLHFYIGLFVGPFIFIAALTGTLYVLTPQIESTLYSHQLVTNTVGTPRLLSQQITAATHALGDKAQHARLTAVRPSPEAGLTTRVMFSLPNLGPSESFAVFVDPVSLDIRGALTVYGTSGILPFRTRLDYLHRSLLLGDIGRNYSELAASWLWIAALGGLYIWISTRKNHPRLRCRSAGRQSPARQRQRLRGTHTVTGLLLLVGLLFFSATGLTWSRWAGDNVALLRAVMGWQTPSVNTHLDTAPASPTSAHTEHDIMSMPMHSAASQATPQTFDNVQPLDNVQTFDNVVAAAREAGIDAGKIEIRPAAKTQRAWTVSEIDRAWPTQVDAVAVDPMTFHVIDNVNFADYPLAAKLTRWGIDAHMGVLFGLPNQLLLSAFGLGLCSLIVWGYRMWWRRRPTHPAAHSPLQTLTTTFLQLNAHRRLLVLIIAGVLAVSLPVMGVSLIMFLLIDIWRWSRQRQTA is encoded by the coding sequence ATGTCCGAGTCAAAAACCGAGACATCCTTCATTCAGTCGGAAGCGCTCACTGACGCGCCGCTCATGTCCGGCACGTACCGCAACAGCCTGGCCCGCTCACAGCGGGCAGCGTTGCAAGCGTTACTGATGCGGTTACATTTTTATATCGGGTTATTTGTCGGCCCGTTCATCTTTATCGCAGCGCTGACCGGCACGTTGTATGTGCTGACGCCGCAGATTGAATCAACACTCTATTCTCACCAGTTGGTTACCAACACCGTGGGAACGCCTCGGCTACTGTCGCAGCAAATTACGGCGGCGACTCATGCTCTGGGCGATAAAGCACAGCATGCCCGGCTAACCGCCGTTCGTCCGTCGCCGGAAGCCGGACTGACGACGCGGGTGATGTTTTCCCTGCCGAATCTCGGTCCATCCGAAAGTTTTGCGGTATTTGTGGATCCGGTGTCACTCGACATCCGCGGCGCACTCACGGTTTACGGCACCAGCGGTATTCTGCCGTTTCGCACCCGTCTGGATTATCTGCACCGTAGTCTGTTATTGGGCGACATTGGCCGAAACTACAGCGAACTGGCCGCCTCCTGGTTATGGATTGCCGCATTAGGCGGCCTGTATATCTGGATCTCTACCCGCAAAAACCATCCTCGTCTACGTTGTCGCTCCGCTGGGCGCCAGAGTCCTGCCCGGCAACGCCAGCGGTTACGTGGCACTCACACGGTTACCGGCCTACTGCTGCTGGTTGGGTTGCTATTCTTTTCAGCGACCGGCCTGACCTGGTCGCGCTGGGCCGGCGACAACGTCGCCCTGCTTCGTGCGGTCATGGGCTGGCAGACACCGTCAGTCAATACCCACCTTGATACAGCGCCAGCCTCCCCAACCTCGGCGCATACAGAACACGACATAATGTCGATGCCAATGCACTCGGCCGCCTCCCAGGCCACGCCGCAAACCTTCGATAACGTGCAACCCCTCGATAATGTGCAAACCTTCGATAACGTAGTGGCCGCCGCCAGAGAGGCGGGAATTGATGCCGGAAAGATAGAGATTCGCCCGGCAGCCAAAACTCAGCGAGCATGGACCGTTAGCGAAATTGATCGGGCATGGCCCACGCAGGTTGACGCCGTAGCGGTTGACCCAATGACGTTCCACGTCATCGACAACGTTAATTTTGCCGACTATCCGTTAGCGGCCAAACTGACGCGCTGGGGAATCGACGCGCATATGGGAGTACTGTTCGGCCTACCTAATCAACTGTTGCTGTCGGCATTCGGCCTCGGGCTCTGTTCCCTGATCGTCTGGGGATACCGGATGTGGTGGCGCCGGCGGCCAACGCATCCCGCCGCCCATAGCCCGTTGCAGACACTGACGACCACCTTCCTGCAACTGAACGCTCACCGTCGGTTACTGGTGCTGATTATTGCGGGTGTGCTGGCGGTCAGCCTGCCAGTGATGGGGGTCAGTTTGATCATGTTTCTGTTAATCGATATCTGGCGCTGGTCACGGCAGCGTCAGACGGCATAG
- a CDS encoding Kdo(2)-lipid IV(A) acyltransferase, producing the protein MTHLPFFHRSLLHPRYWPIWSGIALLYLIVLLPYPLIYRIGTGLGKLSMRFLKHRVTIAHRNLQLCFPDMPAAERKQLVKKNFESVGMGVMETGMAWFWPDWRIERWFRVTGIEIMQPLREQKRGVLLIGLHFLTLELGARIFGLQNAGIGVYRPNDNKLIDWLQTWGRMRSNKSMLDRKDLKGMIRALKQGEIIWYAPDHDYGPRSSVFVPLFAVKNAATTVGSYMLARAAKPAIVPFVPRRLPDGRGYELIIQPAQLHIPLESEEATAAWMNKLIEENILLAPDQYMWLHRRFKTRPAGEPSLY; encoded by the coding sequence ATGACACACCTCCCCTTTTTCCATCGCTCACTATTACACCCACGCTACTGGCCGATATGGTCAGGCATTGCCCTGCTCTACCTGATAGTATTGCTGCCCTATCCTCTCATTTATCGTATCGGTACCGGGCTGGGAAAATTGTCCATGCGTTTTCTTAAACACCGCGTCACCATCGCCCACCGCAATCTGCAACTTTGTTTTCCTGATATGCCCGCAGCCGAACGAAAGCAACTGGTGAAGAAAAATTTTGAATCCGTCGGCATGGGAGTGATGGAAACCGGCATGGCATGGTTCTGGCCTGACTGGCGGATAGAACGCTGGTTCAGGGTAACAGGTATTGAAATTATGCAGCCCTTGCGTGAGCAAAAGCGTGGCGTATTGTTGATTGGCCTGCATTTTTTGACCCTGGAATTGGGTGCGCGTATCTTCGGTCTGCAAAATGCCGGCATCGGCGTTTACCGCCCCAATGACAATAAACTGATCGACTGGCTGCAAACCTGGGGCAGAATGCGTTCCAACAAATCAATGCTGGACCGCAAGGATTTAAAAGGCATGATCCGCGCCCTGAAGCAGGGAGAAATCATCTGGTACGCCCCTGATCATGACTACGGTCCCCGCAGTAGCGTGTTTGTTCCTTTGTTTGCTGTCAAAAATGCCGCAACCACCGTCGGCAGTTATATGCTGGCCCGGGCCGCCAAACCCGCTATTGTCCCGTTCGTTCCCCGCCGTCTGCCGGACGGCAGGGGTTATGAATTGATTATTCAACCTGCACAGTTGCATATCCCGCTGGAAAGCGAAGAAGCAACCGCAGCCTGGATGAACAAACTGATTGAAGAAAATATCCTGCTGGCGCCGGACCAATATATGTGGCTGCATCGACGCTTCAAAACACGCCCTGCCGGGGAACCTTCGCTGTACTAA
- a CDS encoding DUF2946 domain-containing protein: MSLFELRQRRTPAWLGILALVMIFLAPLVSQSLRANHHVQIALRLHHHSPSTSLSTPKHHHHHHHHAMAASAMPKGDMDEIGMDHAACGYCVLLSYLPLLTLSGLLQPIAAIWSPRWQALRPVFSLFSDPRFLSPLPRAPPQG; encoded by the coding sequence ATGTCTCTGTTTGAACTGAGACAACGGCGAACCCCAGCCTGGCTGGGGATATTGGCCCTTGTCATGATCTTCCTGGCACCACTCGTCTCACAGTCATTGCGGGCCAATCATCACGTTCAGATAGCGCTGCGCCTACACCATCATTCGCCTTCCACCAGTCTCTCCACACCGAAACACCACCACCACCACCACCACCACGCTATGGCCGCCTCTGCGATGCCAAAAGGAGATATGGATGAGATAGGCATGGATCATGCTGCCTGCGGCTACTGTGTGCTGCTTTCTTACCTGCCGTTGCTGACATTATCAGGCCTGCTTCAACCTATCGCAGCTATCTGGTCGCCTCGCTGGCAAGCGCTTCGCCCCGTCTTTTCCCTGTTCTCTGATCCACGTTTTCTTTCACCGCTACCCCGTGCGCCCCCTCAGGGATAA
- a CDS encoding methyl-accepting chemotaxis protein has translation MRFSNLKIGYRLAIGFSFLIVMLLFAGAVALSSLSDFNRKMDYTVSEIYPMTAKGNRLIDELNNALLGQQLILMLDSDSDIKRENEEIKGYSAEITALLADLSKNVKDARSASLLRDIQQIRSEYSVSGNKLMDLASRGNKQDAVAELINVSLALQQKYKTKVAEFIDYQDDQMMAAREAVQQNYTYIRMILWLVFIISIVAGGLIAWWITRSVTQPLQEALMLAEKVAKGDLTTEASACAQDETGKLLQSLYEMNDSLRNIVSQVRDGAETISSAASQIAAGNQDLSARTEEQASSLEQTAASIEQLTATIKNTAANTEHAASLAGQASDIVRQSGEMMANVTREMREIRSGSQRMAEIIGVIDSIAFQTNILALNAAVEAARAGEQGRGFAVVASEVRALAQRSANSAKEIKELIDNSVQKIQDGMSLVENTEQTMGAVIDNAHNTDGVINEIAKASLEQSEGINQINLAIGQIDTTTQQNAALVEESAAAALSLQEQAQTLAKTVSVFKLNSNRSDKGTTRRQPGGKGLALAGLPGAKDANVSDTPEWAPF, from the coding sequence ATGCGTTTTTCTAATTTAAAAATAGGCTATAGACTGGCAATCGGATTTTCATTTCTTATCGTTATGCTACTGTTCGCGGGGGCAGTGGCATTAAGTAGTCTGAGTGATTTTAACCGTAAGATGGATTATACCGTTTCCGAAATTTATCCGATGACGGCGAAAGGAAACAGGCTGATCGATGAGCTAAATAATGCCTTGTTGGGGCAGCAACTGATATTGATGCTGGATTCTGATTCGGATATAAAACGCGAGAATGAGGAAATCAAAGGGTATTCTGCGGAAATTACGGCCTTATTGGCCGATTTGAGCAAAAATGTTAAAGATGCTCGATCTGCCAGTCTGCTCAGAGATATTCAACAGATTCGCAGTGAATACAGCGTATCGGGAAATAAGCTGATGGACCTGGCCAGCCGCGGCAATAAACAAGACGCTGTGGCAGAGTTGATTAATGTTTCTCTGGCGTTGCAGCAAAAATATAAGACCAAAGTAGCCGAGTTCATCGATTATCAGGATGATCAGATGATGGCCGCGCGGGAAGCGGTGCAACAGAACTATACCTATATTCGCATGATTTTGTGGCTGGTTTTCATCATCAGCATTGTAGCTGGAGGGCTGATCGCTTGGTGGATCACCCGCAGTGTGACGCAGCCGCTGCAGGAAGCGCTGATGCTGGCGGAAAAGGTCGCTAAAGGCGATTTGACTACCGAAGCATCTGCCTGTGCGCAGGATGAGACCGGCAAGTTGCTGCAGTCGCTGTATGAAATGAATGACAGCCTGCGTAACATTGTCAGCCAGGTGCGTGATGGCGCGGAAACCATTTCTTCCGCCGCGTCGCAGATTGCCGCCGGCAATCAGGATCTGTCCGCGCGTACCGAAGAGCAGGCCAGCTCGCTGGAACAGACCGCCGCATCAATTGAACAACTGACCGCCACTATCAAGAATACGGCGGCAAATACGGAACATGCGGCTTCGCTGGCGGGTCAGGCTTCCGACATTGTCCGCCAGAGCGGCGAAATGATGGCGAATGTCACTCGGGAAATGCGCGAAATCCGGAGCGGATCCCAACGCATGGCGGAAATCATCGGCGTTATTGACAGTATCGCCTTCCAGACCAATATCCTGGCGCTGAATGCTGCGGTGGAAGCCGCACGAGCCGGCGAACAGGGGCGGGGATTCGCCGTTGTGGCCAGCGAAGTCCGGGCGTTGGCGCAGCGTAGTGCCAATTCGGCCAAGGAAATCAAAGAACTGATTGATAACTCGGTGCAGAAGATTCAGGACGGCATGTCGTTGGTGGAAAATACGGAACAGACGATGGGCGCGGTGATTGATAATGCCCACAACACTGATGGCGTAATCAATGAAATCGCCAAAGCCAGTCTGGAGCAGAGCGAAGGCATCAACCAGATTAACCTGGCGATTGGGCAGATTGATACCACGACACAGCAGAATGCGGCGCTGGTGGAAGAATCCGCAGCGGCGGCGCTTTCGCTGCAAGAACAGGCGCAAACGCTGGCAAAAACCGTCAGCGTGTTCAAACTGAATAGCAACAGGTCCGACAAAGGAACGACTCGGCGGCAGCCGGGAGGAAAAGGGTTGGCGCTGGCCGGGCTGCCTGGTGCGAAAGACGCAAACGTATCTGATACGCCGGAATGGGCGCCTTTCTGA
- a CDS encoding glucan biosynthesis protein G: protein MLVNKFRVKQRVVNLRWVSAAVMLSLTSLHAWAFSIDDVAQKAEKLAEKGYEAPKSNLPAQFRDMKFADYQQIHFNQEKSYWNSDQTPFKLQFYHQGMYFDIPVKINEVTATEVNEIKYSTDYFNFGSVNHDPAMVKDLGFAGFKVLYPINKADKHDEILSMLGASYFRVVGKGQVYGLSARGLAIDTALPSGEEFPRFREFWIEHPKPEDKHLVIYALLDSPRSVGAYRFVLYPGSDSMVDVEAKVYLRDKVGKLGVAPLTSMFLFGPNQPSPALNYRPALHDSNGLSIHAGNGEWIWRPLNNPKHLAVSTYTIENPKGFGLLQRGRDFSGYEDLDDRYDLRPSGWIETKGDWGKGKVELVEIPTADETNDNIVAFWTPETLPEKGKPLEVKYRLHFTKDEEALHSLEQAYVMQTMRSTGDVKQSNLIRQPDGTIAFLVDFVGGKMKSLDPNTSVASQASIGDNGEIVENSVRYNPVTHGWRLTLRLKVKDNKQPTEMRAALVNGETTLTETWSYQLPANE from the coding sequence GTGCTGGTTAATAAATTTAGGGTTAAGCAGCGGGTTGTCAATCTTCGCTGGGTTTCGGCTGCGGTTATGCTGTCTTTGACATCATTACACGCTTGGGCTTTTTCCATTGACGATGTTGCACAAAAGGCGGAAAAGCTCGCTGAAAAGGGGTATGAAGCGCCAAAAAGTAATCTTCCGGCCCAATTTCGCGATATGAAATTCGCCGATTACCAGCAGATTCACTTCAACCAGGAAAAATCCTACTGGAATTCGGACCAGACGCCTTTCAAACTGCAGTTCTACCATCAGGGCATGTATTTTGACATTCCGGTCAAAATCAATGAAGTGACCGCCACTGAAGTCAACGAAATCAAATATTCTACCGACTATTTCAATTTTGGTTCCGTCAACCATGATCCGGCGATGGTGAAAGATCTGGGCTTCGCGGGCTTCAAGGTTCTTTATCCGATCAACAAAGCAGATAAGCACGACGAAATTCTCAGCATGCTGGGCGCGAGCTATTTTCGCGTAGTGGGCAAGGGGCAGGTGTATGGTCTGTCGGCCCGAGGTTTGGCTATCGACACTGCGCTACCGTCCGGCGAAGAGTTCCCGCGTTTCCGCGAATTCTGGATTGAACATCCGAAGCCGGAAGATAAACATCTGGTGATTTACGCATTGCTGGATTCTCCACGTTCCGTCGGCGCCTATCGCTTTGTGCTTTATCCAGGCAGCGACAGCATGGTGGATGTGGAAGCCAAGGTTTATCTGCGCGACAAGGTGGGCAAGCTGGGCGTAGCGCCGCTGACCAGCATGTTCCTGTTTGGGCCGAACCAGCCATCCCCGGCACTGAACTATCGCCCGGCGTTGCATGACTCTAACGGCTTATCTATCCATGCCGGCAACGGTGAGTGGATCTGGCGTCCGTTGAATAATCCGAAGCACCTGGCGGTCAGCACCTATACGATTGAGAACCCGAAAGGCTTCGGGTTGTTGCAGCGCGGCCGCGATTTTTCCGGTTATGAAGATCTGGATGATCGTTATGATCTGCGTCCTAGCGGCTGGATTGAAACCAAAGGCGACTGGGGTAAAGGCAAGGTAGAACTGGTAGAGATTCCGACCGCGGACGAAACCAACGATAACATCGTGGCTTTCTGGACACCGGAAACCCTGCCTGAAAAAGGTAAACCGCTGGAGGTCAAGTACCGCCTGCATTTCACCAAGGACGAAGAAGCGCTGCACTCGCTGGAACAGGCTTATGTGATGCAGACCATGCGTTCGACCGGCGATGTGAAACAATCTAACCTGATTCGTCAGCCGGACGGCACCATTGCATTCCTGGTCGATTTTGTCGGCGGCAAAATGAAAAGCCTGGATCCGAATACGTCGGTTGCGTCACAGGCCAGTATCGGCGACAACGGCGAAATTGTGGAAAACAGTGTTCGCTATAATCCGGTAACTCATGGCTGGCGTCTGACACTGCGTTTGAAAGTGAAGGACAACAAGCAGCCGACGGAAATGCGAGCAGCGTTAGTCAATGGCGAAACGACATTGACTGAAACCTGGAGCTATCAGCTGCCTGCTAATGAATAA